Proteins from a genomic interval of Pristis pectinata isolate sPriPec2 chromosome 21, sPriPec2.1.pri, whole genome shotgun sequence:
- the emc6 gene encoding ER membrane protein complex subunit 6, whose protein sequence is MASVGLKREGPQFISELAVRGNAAILDYCRTSVSALSGATAGILGLTALMGFVFYFVASFLLSVLLIVKAGRHWSKYFKSRRPLFTGGLVGGLFTYILFWTFLYGMVHVY, encoded by the coding sequence ATGGCGTCCGTGGGCCTTAAACGGGAAGGGCCACAGTTTATCAGTGAGCTAGCAGTTCGAGGGAACGCTGCCATCCTGGACTATTGCCGCACGTCTGTGTCTGCACTGTCGGGAGCTACGGCCGGGATCCTGGGTCTGACGGCGCTGATGGGTTTTGTCTTTTACTTCGTTGCTTCCTTCCTCCTGTCTGTGCTGTTGATCGTGAAAGCCGGCCGTCATTGGAGCAAGTACTTCAAGTCACGCCGCCCCCTCTTCACTGGGGGCCTGGTTGGCGGCCTCTTCACCTACATCCTCTTCTGGACCTTCCTGTACGGCATGGTGCACGTATACTGA